The segment TACGCTGAGCTTGTTAAATTCCAAACAAGATTCCCCAAAAGAGCCCCCGTCATAATATGACATCACTTAGTAAGCTGAATACTTGTCACCCAAGATCAACTCCGATCCACACATCCCTCTGTGGGTGTAAGCAATGAGCATCTTTCACGCGTTTTTAATGCGACGAACTTCAGTCAGGAACTCCGCCATTTTCAGTTAGCATGTCTGAGTTGAAAGCTTTGCCGCTACTGTCCTTCAGTGCGGCGGTTTTTCATCCAATTTAAATATTCGCGTATGGTTTTTTCGAAGCCGTGAGTTGTGGGCTCATAGAGCTTTGTATCTTTAATTTCTTCAGGCAAATAACTTTGCTCGGCCCATCCTGTTGGATAGTTGTGCGGATATTTATAGTCTTTGCCGTAGCCAAGTTCTTTGGCCAGAGCGGTCTTTGCGGACCTTAGGTGCAGCGGCACCGGTAAAGTTCTGGTTTTTTCCACGAGCTCTCGCGCATGATTTAAAGCCATATAAGAAGCGTTGGATTTGGGACATGAGGCAAGGTAAGTGGTCACCTGAGCCAGAGTGATTGCGCCTTCGGGCAGCCCGATGGCTTCAACAGCTTGAAGTCCCGACATCGCCACAGAGATGGCTCTGGGATCAGCATTCCCGACATCTTCGGAGGCAGAGATAATTAAACGTCTTGCGACGAAAACAGGATCCTCTCCGCCATCCAACATTCTCGCTAAGTAGTAAACTGCGGCATCGGGATCGCTTCCGCGAATACTTTTTATGAACGCCGAAATCAGGTCGTAATGCATCTCGGAGCTTTTGTCATAGCCGAGGGGGTTTTGCTGAAGAAGCTCGCGCATCTCATTGACGTCGAGAAGCTCTCCCGCAGAATCTTTTGTGAAATTATAGAGAATCTCGAGACTATTAATAAGTCTTCGCGCATCTCCGTCGGAGTATTGCAAAAGATTCTCTATGGCTTCTGGGATCAGAATCTGATCGAGAGGTTTTTTATAGTGAGCTCCCGCGCGTTCAACAATCTGTCTAAGATTTTGTTCACTGAGGCGCTCAAAGACAACCACGCGGCAACGACTTAGGAGGGCGCGATTGAGCTCGTAGCTGGGGTTTTCGGTCGTAGCCCCCACCAGAACGAGATCCCCTTTTTCCACGAAGGGAAGAAGAACGTCTTGCTGAGACTTGTTAAAGCGGTGAATCTCATCAACAAAAAGAACGGTTTTTTGTTGAAACTGCAATCGGCGGTCTTTTCCCTGCTCCCCCACCTCACGCAGCGCCTTTGCACCCGTGTCTACGGCGTTCAAATTTACAAAGTGCGCGTTGAAGTGTTGTGACAGCGCGAGTGCAAAGGTGGTCTTTCCAGTGCCTGGAGGGCCCCAAATAATGAGACTTGGCAAATATCCTTTACGCAGCATCTGCCCCAGTTTTGAAGAGGCGCCGATGGTTTTTTCTTGGCCAATGATTTCATCGAGATTCTTCGGCCGAAGGATCTCTGACAAAGGGGAGGAGGAAAGCGCGGATGCGGAGGCTGAAAACAAGTCCATGCCTGCCTTATAGACCAACATTGCCAGAAAAGATACCTCGCTCAAACCAATTATGCTCGGTTTTATGACAAACACCGTTGCTGGAGGATTTACTTTGGAGGTATTCTCCCCCTCGGGAAAGCAGTTTAACCAAGGAGCCTTTATGAAGTTTCAATGTTTACTCACAGGCGTTTTTTTACTCAGTCTTTCAGCCCATGCCGCGGACAGCACT is part of the Bdellovibrio svalbardensis genome and harbors:
- a CDS encoding replication-associated recombination protein A, whose protein sequence is MDLFSASASALSSSPLSEILRPKNLDEIIGQEKTIGASSKLGQMLRKGYLPSLIIWGPPGTGKTTFALALSQHFNAHFVNLNAVDTGAKALREVGEQGKDRRLQFQQKTVLFVDEIHRFNKSQQDVLLPFVEKGDLVLVGATTENPSYELNRALLSRCRVVVFERLSEQNLRQIVERAGAHYKKPLDQILIPEAIENLLQYSDGDARRLINSLEILYNFTKDSAGELLDVNEMRELLQQNPLGYDKSSEMHYDLISAFIKSIRGSDPDAAVYYLARMLDGGEDPVFVARRLIISASEDVGNADPRAISVAMSGLQAVEAIGLPEGAITLAQVTTYLASCPKSNASYMALNHARELVEKTRTLPVPLHLRSAKTALAKELGYGKDYKYPHNYPTGWAEQSYLPEEIKDTKLYEPTTHGFEKTIREYLNWMKNRRTEGQ